GACTTACGACGGATATACCAAATATTATTTTTACAGAAGCATTTTTGAGCTTTATTGGACTTGGAGTACCCATTCCACAGGCTTCGCTTGGAAATTTGGTCTATGACGGGTCGTCTAATATAACTTCTTATCCGTATTTATTTATTATTCCGTCAGTTGTAATTTCACTTATTACATTGTCATTTAATATTATAGGAGATGCACTAAATGATGCACTAAATCCTAAATTGAGAAGTTAAAATTTAATTTTTTCTAAAAATTTGGAAAGGAAAAAATGGAAAAAATGGGAAAAAAATTATTGGAAGTAAAAAATTTAAGTGTTTCTTTTAATACTTATGCAGGAGAAGTTCAGGCGCTTCGTGGAATAAGTTTTTTCGTTGAAAGAGGAGAAACTTTGGCAATTGTCGGAGAATCTGGAAGTGGAAAGTCGGTTACAGTTCAGACGATTATGAAACTTATTCAAATGCCGCCGGGAGAGATAAAATCGGGAGAAATTTTGTTTGACGGAGAAGATTTGGTCACTATAAGTGATGAAAAAATGGCAAAACTTCGTGGTGGAAAAATTGGGATGATATTTCAAGATCCAATGACTTCACTAAATCCAACAATGAAAATTGGAAAGCAGATTATGGAAGGAATTTTAATTCATAAAAAAGTAAATAAAATTGAAGCTAAAAAGAGAGCTATTGAAATGCTTAAAAAAGTTGGAATTCCAAAGCCAGAAGAGCGATTTAATCAATATCCACATGAATTTTCTGGAGGAATGCGGCAAAGAGTTGTAATTGCAATCGCTCTTGCATGTGAGCCAGATTTACTTATCTGTGATGAGCCAACAACGGCGTTAGATGTTACAATTCAAGCACAGATACTGGATTTGATAAATGAAATAAAAAAGGAATTAAATATAGCGGTCATTCTTATAACTCATGATTTGGGAGTTGTAGCGCAAACGGCAGATAGAGTTATTGTTATGTACGCAGGAGAAAAATTGGAAGAAGCGCCAGTCAGAGAATTATTTAAAAATCCAAAGCATCCTTACACTTGGGGACTATTAAAATCACTTCCAAGACTGGATATGAACTCAAATGAAAGGCTTACTTCAATTCCTGGAACACCGCCAGATTTGTTAAATCCGCCAAAAGGAGATCCATTTGCAGCTCGTTCTGAATATGCGATGAAAATTGACTATGAGAGAAAGCCACCGATGATTGATTTAGGAGGCGGACATTTTGTAAAATCGTGGTTGTATGTCAAAGGAGCTCCTAAAATTGAATTTTTAAAAGATGAAAAAAATGACGACTAGGAAGTGAATTATGGAAAAAATAATAGAGATGAAAAATTTAAAAAAATATTTTCCAATGAAAAAAAAGACTGTATTAAAAGCGGTTGACAATGTGACGATGGATATTTACAAAGGAGAAATCCTAAGTCTTGTCGGGGAATCTGGAAGTGGGAAAACAACGCTTGGAAGAACAATTAGTCGACTTTACAAAAAGACAAATGGAGAGATTTTGTATAATGGAAAACCTGTGGAAGATTACAGCTTAAAGGATTTCACAAAAGAGATTCAGATGATATTTCAAGATCCACAGGCATCGCTAAATCCCCGAATGACGGTAGGAGATATAGTCGCTGAAGGAATTGACATTCATAAACTTGCAAGTTCAAAGCAGGAGAGAATGGAAAAAGTTTATAGTTTATTGGAATTAGTTGGATTAAACAGGGAACATGCCAGTCGTTTTCCACACGAATTTTCTGGAGGACAACGGCAAAGAATTGGAATTGCTAGAGCACTTGCGGTAAATCCAAGTGTTTTGGTATGTGATGAGCCAATTTCGGCACTGGATGTGTCAATTCAAGCACAAGTTGTAAATTTATTAAAGGATTTACAAAAGGAGAGAAACTTAACGATGTTGTTTATTGCACATGACTTGTCGATGGTAAAATATATTTCAGATAGAGTGGCAGTTATGTATCGGGGAAAAGTTGTGGAACTTGGAACACCTGACGCAGTTTACGGAGATCCTGTTCACAGTTATACAAAATCGTTGATTTCAGCCGTACCAGTTGCAGATCCAGATTATAAAAAGACGGAAAAAATTAATATGGATGAATCATATTTGCGAAGTCCGATTGGAAATGTGTCTGAAATTAATGAAGTTCCAAGTGAACCAGAGCTTACGGAATATAGACCGGGACATTTTGTGGAAACCGCATTTTTGAGAGAAAAAAATTTGATTTAAATGTCATTTTAAAGAAAAAAATAAAAAACAAAATAAAAATAAATAAATAAAAAAAGGATGGTAAAAAAATGAAAAAAATTTTGTTACTTTTAAGTTTAGTTGCATTTTTTATCGTTTCTTGCGGAAGTGGAAGCGGCGATAATGAGCTAATTTTAAATTTAAAAGAAGAAGGAAAATCTTATGACCCAGAATTAGCAAATGATTCAACAGGAGAATTTGTCGATTCACTTTTGACAGAAACACTTACAAGACAGGCAAAAGATGGAAAATCAATGCCAGGGGTGGCAAAAACTTGGGAACACAATCAAGATTCAACAGTTTGGACATTCCATTTGAGAGATAATGCAAAATGGTCAAATGGAGATCCGATTACAGCGCAAAACTTTAAAGATGGATGGGTAAGAGCATTAAATCCAAAAACTGCATCAAAATATGCAGATAAATTATTTTACATAAAAAATGCAAAAGAATTTAATTCAGGAAAAATCAAAAATCCTGACGAATTGGGAATAAAAGTTGTGGATAACTACACTTTAGTAGTAACTTTAAATGATCCATTGCCATATTTTGACTCAATTGTGCGAATTCAAACTTATGCACCGCTTAATAAAGCATTTTATGACAAAGTTAAAGATAAATATATGACTAGTAAAGAAACTTCAATTTCATCAGGAGTTTATAAAATAAAAGAATGGACAAGAGACTCACAAATTGTCTTTGAAAAAAATGAAAATTATTGGAATAAAGACAGCATAAAACTTGAAGGTGTAAAAGTTGTGTTTATAAACGATCCGAATGGAAGCTTGAACGCATTTAAAAATGATGAGATAGATTCGACAAATATTTCTATTGAACAAGCTAAAGAATTTAAAGATGACAAGAGAAAAATACTTACAGACGACGGTTCTGTCTGGTATATGACTTACAATATGAAAAATAAAGTTCTTGCCAACAAAAAAATAAGACAGGCGTTGTCTCTTGCTGTAGATAGAGAAAAATTGGTGTCTGATGTGCTTAGTGGAACTGGAAAACCTGCTTATACATACACTGCAAAAGGTGTTGGAATAATGGGAGTGCAAAAAGATTTTTCTGAAGAAGCTGGAAAAGTGTTTCCTGCATTTGATGCTGCAAAAGCGAAAAGTTTGTTAGCTGAAGGATTAAAAGAGCTAAATTTACAAAAGTTGCCGACACTTGAAATGATTTTTAACGACAGTGGAAACAATAAAATTATTTCAGAATATATTCAAGATCAAATCCATAAAAATTTAGGAGTTGATATTAAAATACAGGCGATGACTTTTAGTGAAAGACTTGCCAGAATGGAACAGAGAAACTATGAAATTGCACTTGCTGGTTATAATGGGGACTTTAATGACGCAATCACTTATTTGGACAGATTTGTGACAAAAGATGGAAATAATTACTCAGATTACTCAAATCCAGAATATGACAGATTGGTTAAATTTGTAAAATCTTCTGGAGATCAAAAAGCGAGAGTGGCTTCAATGATTCAAATGGAAAAAATTCTTGCTGATGATATGCCAGTTGGAATACTTTATTACAGACAGAATACAAAATTAGTTAATCCAAGAGTTCACGACATAGTATTTAGTCCAATTGGAAAAGATTATGTACTGGACTATACTTATATTAAATAAATTTTAAAAATAATAAAAAAAGAAAGAGAGGATTTTTAGATGAAAAAATTATTGTTGATATTGGCAATGTCGCTATTTCTACTATCTTGTGGAAATGGTGGGAATGACCAAAACACATTTTCTGTAAATATTGTAACGGAGCCAAGTTCGATTGACCCGCAAATCACAACTGACATTCCTGGAGGAACAGTCGATGAACTTATTTTAGAAGGATTGCTTCGAAAAGATAAAAATGGAAAATCAGTTGCAGGACTTGCAAAATCGTGGGAAAAATCAAAAGATGGATTAAAATGGACATTTCACTTAAGAGATGGAATAAAATGGTCAAACGGAGATCCAGTAACCGCAAAAGACTTTAAAGCAGGATGGCTTCGTGCGCTAAATCCAGCAACAGCGGCAAGTAACGCAAATATGTTATTTGTAATAAAAAATGGAGAAAAATATAACGCTAAAAAAGCGAGTGCCGAAGAAGTTGGAATTAAAGTGGTTGATGACAAAACTTTGGAAGTTACATTGGAAGCACCAGTTTCATATTTTGATGATTTGGTAACATTTAAAGCATATATGCCTCTAAATGAAAAATATTATAATCAAGTTAAAGACAAATATTTTTCAGAAGCTAAATATACAATAGCTGTAGGTCCTTACACTTTGGACGACTGGACACATAATTCAGAATTGAGATTGAAAAAGAATCCTAATTACTGGGATGCGGCAAATGTTAAGACAGAAAATGTAGTTTTGAAAATGATTGACAGTAATTCGTCTGTAAATGCTTTTAAAAATGATGAAGTTGATGTTACACCAGTTACATTTGAACAAGCAAAAGAATTTAATGGAAAACCTGAATTAGTGACAGCTAAAGATGGAGGAATTTATTATTTATTGTTTAATGTAAACGATCCAGCTTACAAAAATGTGAAAATCAGAAAAGCTATTTCAATGGCAATCAATAAAAATGATTTGTTGACTAAAGCACTTTCAAATTCTGAAAAAGCGACTAAGACTTTCACACCGCAAGGAATTGGACTTAACGGACTAAAAGGTGATTTTGCCAAAGAAGTTCCAACAGATCAGCCAAAATATGATGTGGCAGAAGCTAAAAAATTGTTAGCTGAAGGAATGAAAGAAGCGGGGATTTCTAAATTGCCAAATATAAAAATATTATTTAATGACAGTGGAAGTAGAAAAGCCATTGTGGAATATATTCAAGATAATTTAAAAACTAATTTAGGTGTTCAAGTTGATGCAGAAATGGTTACTGGAAAAGAGCGTGTAAACCGTACAAAAGAAAATAACTTTAACATTGCTCTAATGAACTGGACTGGAGATTTCTTAGATCCAATTACATATTTAGATTTATTTGAAAGTACAAATGCAAATAACCGTGGAAAATTCGTAAATTCAAGATATGACCAGCTTGTAAAAACTGTAAAATCAACAGATGATCCGCAAACAAGAGTACCAGCGATGATTGAAATGGAAAAAATAATTTCGCAAGAAGCTCCAGTTGTAATTTTATTCCAAAAACAAAAACAATATTTAGTTAATCCGAGAGTTACTAATTTAGGATTTGTTTCAATTGGTGGAGAATTCTTTATAAGAGATGTTGTTTTAAAATAAATATCAAAAAAAGAAAACTAAAAAAATTTAAAATAAAAAAAGTCGGGAAAATTTCTCGGCTTTTTTAAATAAAATCTTAAATAAAATTTATAAGTTTATCAATATCAGAATAAATGTTTTTGTAATTCACAAAAGGTCTTTTTAGCACCAAAACAACTGTTCCAAATTCTTTACAGGCATCAATTTTTTCTTTTTCTCCGCCAGTTTTTCCACTTTCTTTTGTAATCAAAAAATCAATTTTAAAACTTTTAAGCATAGCTAAATTCAAATTTTTATCAACAGGCCCTTGAATTGCAATTATATTTTTAGGCAAATATCCAAGATTTTCTGCCTTTTGAATGGAAGAAGTTGTAGGAAGAATTCGAACAAAAAGATTATTTTTCTCGCCCATAACTTTTATTTCTTCCAAATTATTCGATCCCAATGTACTTAAAATATTTTTATTTTCATATTTTAAAACAAAGTCATTCATTTCTTGTAAAGTTTCAAATTTAAAGACATTTTCATCTCCATAATCAAGCATTTCCCGCTCAAATCTTACATATTTAATTCCAAGTTTTTGTGTAACATTCAAAATAGAGCGGCTCACATTTGCAGCATACGGATGACTTGCATCGATGACAATATTTATATTTTTTTCGGTGATGACTTTTTCCATTTGCTCTTCATCCAATTTCTTACAAATTATTTGAATATTTTTTTTGCTATCTAAAGTATATTTTTTCAAAAGTTCTCCGCCGTAGGAAGTGGCAGTGCTAACAAGAATATCCTTTTTATTTTTCACACTGACGAGTTTTTCCAAAATATCTCTTCCATCTTTTGTTCCGCCAATTATCCAAATCATATTTCTCTCTTTCCAAAATTTTTTATTAATTTTATTATAATTTTTAAATAATTCTATTGAAAAAATTTACCATTTTCAAAATAAAATACTCGGCATTCTCCATTTCCAATAAGTTTTCTTTCATCTAAATCGTCTGCTTCCCTGTTTTCAATATAGTTAAAGAAAAGCTCTAAAACAGTTCCGTGTGTGACAACCAAAATATTTCCGCTTTCGTGAGCTTTCACAATCTTGTCAAGTCCTTGTAAAAATCTAGTTAGTCCATCTTTTAACTCTTCTCCACCAACATTTGTCGCACAGTAATTTTTAACATCATAAAAATAATTATGAGCTTCCTGCGGAGAAAAATCAAAAATCTCGCTAAAAGTCATCCCTTGCCATTTCCCAAAATAAATTTCATTAAGTTCAGGAATTTTTTGAAGTTCTGGTTTCTCATTTTTATTATCTTCTAAAATAATTTTTGCAGTTTCAACTGTTCTTCCCATTTGACTAGCATAAACAGCATCAAATTTAACATCTTCCAATTCTTTCGCAGTTTTCTTAACTTTTTCAATCCCTTTTTCTGTAAGTGGCGAATTCATCTGTCCCTGAAATTTTTCCAGAACATTCCATTCAGTTTGTCCATGTCTTACAATGTATAATTTTAATTTATTTTCTTTAATTTCTTTCATTTTTTATTTTTTTTTCCTTTCTCTTTTTCTTTCGTTTCTTTAATTTCTTTAAGTTATTTCTTTTCTTTCTTTTATATATATTTTTTTAAAATTTATTTCTTTTTTTTTAAAATTTTAATTTTTAAATTTTAAATTCTTATATTTTATTTTTTTAATTAAGTCAATTGAGTTAAGTTAATCAAACATCTGGATAAGTTCTCACATCTTCAGTTATTCTACAAGCCGCTTCTATGATTGGAAACATCATAATAGCTCCAGTTCCTTCGCCAAGCTTCATATTCATCAGAAGTGGCGCGGTTAAATTAAGCTCACTCATAATATATTTCATCCCTGGCTCACAGCTCAAGTGCGAACCAATCATATAGTCACGAGCATTCGGACATAATTTTTGTGTAATTAATGCCGCAACAGCTGAGATAAAGCCGTCTATGACAACAGGAACGCCATTTTTAGCGCAACCTAAAAAAGTTCCAGACATTCCTGCAATATCCAGTCCGCCAACTTTGGAAAGCACGTCAATCGGATCTTTTTTATCAATTTTTTTAGTCAAAATCGCTCTTTTTATAACTTCTTTTTTATGTTCCAAAGTCTTTTTATTAATTCCGCTTCCAAATCCAACAATATCGTCCAGCGGCAAATCTGAAAAAACTTTTAAAATAGCGCTACTCGTCGAAGTATTTCCAATTCCCATTTCTCCAGTCGCAAAAAGATTATAATCTTTTTTCACAAATTCGTCCACCATTTTTATTCCAATTTCAATGGCAGATACAGCGGTTTCATAACTCATGGCAGCTTTGTCTGCAATATTATTTGTCCCAAATGGCATAAGTTTTTTGTCAATAATTCCTTCAAAATCAAATTTTTTTGAATTGCTTGAACTTTCATCAATTCCCAAGTCGACTACTTTTACATCAGCACCAAAACTTTTTGCCAGAGAATTTATCGAAGAAGTGCCGTTTAACATCGCTTCCACGACATATTGAGTTATGACTCTTTTGGATTTGCTCACTTTTTCACGCTCTACGCCATTGTCGGCTGCCATAACGAGCACCATCTTTTTTTTAGGACGATAATTTTGCCGCATTCCTTCCAGTCTTACTGCCAAATCTTCAATAATTCCAAGTCCTTTCGGAGTTTTTAGCAAAGAATCAAGTTTTTTTTCTTTTTCTTTCATTCGTTGTCTATTTGCCGCTTCAATTTGGGTCAAAGTTTTTTTCAAAATCTCCATCTTTCTCCTAAATTTTTACTTTTACAAACTATTTTTTATTTTCTCAAATGCTTTTTCCAACGCAAAATAAAATTTTTCATAGTCTTCGTCGGAATGAACATAGGAAATGAAATGAGCTTCATATTTTGACGGCGGCACAATAATCCCATTTTCTAACATTGTGTCAAAATAAATGGCAAACATTTCATCACTTGTATCAATCGCATCTTCCAAATTTTCTATTTTATCCTTTGCAAAAAAGATTGTAAATAAGCTATTAACATAGTTCACAGTCGCAGGAATTTCATATTTTTGAATTAAGTTTTCTATTTTAGAAACCAATTCTTTCGTTCTTTTCTCCAAAGTCTTGTAAATTTCAGGATTTTCTTTCAAAATGGAAATCGTTTTAATTCCAGCTGCGACAGAAACTGGATTTCCAGAAAGAGTTCCAGCGTGATAAACATTTCCAACTGGTGAAATCAAATCCATAATTTCTTTTTTTCCACCGAATGCACCAACTGGATATCCGCCACCAATGATTTTCCCAAGAGTGACCAAATCTGGCTGTATTCCAAACATTTCACAAGCGCCGCCAAGCGAAATTCTAAATCCAGTGATAACTTCGTCAAAAATTAGAACAATATTTTTTTTACGAGTAATTTCTCGCAAAAATTCCAAGAATTCTTTTGAAGTCTCAATAACTCCCATATTTGCTGGAATAGGTTCAACAATGACACAAGCGATGTCATTTTCATCTTCAATAATTTTTTTCGTTTTTTCAAAATCTCCAAATGGAGCAGTTATTGTGTCTTTGGTTACGGCTTCAGTAATTCCATTGCTGTCCTGATGCTCAAAAGTAAGAAGTCCAGACCCCGCTTTTACAAGCAGTGAATCCGAATGTCCGTGATAACATCCTTCAAATTTCAAAATTTTATTCTTTTTCGTAAATGCACGAGAAAGTCTCACAGCCGCCATCGTAGCTTCAGTCCCAGAAGTTGTAAGCCTAATTTTTTCAATCGCAGGAAAACATTCTTTTACAAGCTCTGCCAATACAACTTCTTTTTTTGTTGGAAGTCCAAAAGATGTCCCTTTTTCCATCTCAGCTCTCACAACTTCAAGAACTTCAGGGTAATTATGTCCAAGTATCATAGGTCCCCAAGATCCAATCAGATCAATATATTCATTCCCATCTTCGTCAAAAAGTTTACTTCCTTTTGCACTTTCAATGAAAATAGGATAGTCTTTTTTTATGGATTGAAAAGCTCTAACTGGACTATTTACACCACCTGGAATAGATTTTTTTGCTTCTTCAAAAATTTCTTTTGATTTATTTGTATTCATCATTTAATCGCTCCTTTTTCAATTAAGTTGGCAAATTCCAAAATATCGTCCGCAACAATAGAATCTAAGCCATTTTCTTTAAGTTTTGAAATATTTTTAACTCCGTATCCAGTTTTCACAAGAACAGTTTTCATTCCAAGCTTTTGTGCAGGAATCAAATCTGTCACTCTGTCGCCAATCATAAAAGAGTTTTTTTCATTTATTTCAAATTCTTTTATTGCCAACTCAAAATTTTTCGTATTTGGTTTCCGACATTCACAATTTTTTTTGTATTTCCCGATCCCATCAGGATGATGCGGACAAAAATATGACTTTTCAATTTTAATCCCCTTTTTTTGCAAATCTTCTTCAATAAATTTTTGCAATTTAAAGTAATCTTCTTCGCTGTAAAATCCTTTAGCAATCCCAGCTTGATTAGTAATAACAGCAAATTTATAACCCAAATTTTTTAATTTTAGAAGACCCGAAATGACATTTTTTTCATATTCAAAATCTTCAATTTTATGAAGATAATTTTTTTCCACATTAATCACGCCATCTCTGTCGAGCAAAATAAATTTATTTTTCATATTTTTTTACCTTCTTTCTCCTTTCTCTTTTTTTCTTTCTTTTTTAAATTTTTAAATTTTTTTATTTTTTTCTTTCTAAAAAAAAACAACCATTCTTACGCAAATTATATAGAATTTGCTTCCAAAAATCAATAAATTCTTTTTACATTTCAGTTGAATTATGCTCTAATTTATGCTATACTTTTTATTGAGAAACTAAGAAGTTTTTAAGGGAAAAAAGATATGAAAATAAAAAAAATCGTTATAATTCGAACGATATATATTATTGTTCTCTATTTAATTTACAATATACTGTTAAATAAATATGATTACACTACAAAGTATTTAACAAATTTTATCTTTTTAATTTTCATATTTATAAAATTTATTTTTGGACAATTAGATTTTTATGCCGAAAGGTTTAGATTAAAAAATATTTTTGTAAATTTTTCAATTGATGCAATTTTTGCATTTGTGTTTTTTATCTTTTTAAGAAAATTAGAGATATTTTATGTTTTTGGTGCAGTTTTTATCTTTCAGTCAATATTTCGAAAAATAATATCTTCAATTTACATGAAAAAGAAAAATGTCTTAATTTTTGGCTCAAACCACATTGAAAACAACATTCAGCAAGATATCATCAATAGTTTGGACTATAACTACATCGGTTATATTTCCAACAACAAAAGCCGTGCAACAAAATATTTAATTGGAAATTACGATGAGATGGAAAAAATCATAAAAGAAAATAAAGTTGATCTTCTTGTAATTGTAAAAGATATGCAAAGTCCCAGTTTTAAAAAATATTTAAAGCGACTTTTTGAACTAAAAGTAAATGGACTGAAAGTTTTGAGCTATGAGATTTTTAACGAAGAAATTCAAAAAAAAATAGATGCAAGTAAAATTGACGAAGAGTGGTTACTGCAATCCAACGGTTTTGATATTTTAAATGACGGAATGCAAAAGAATATGAAGCGTGGAGCAGATTTAGTCATAGCTTCAACGCTAATGATTTTACTCTCACCAGTAGCACTAATTGCAGCAATTTTAATAAAATTGGAGTCAAAAGGTCCAATTATTTTCAAACAAGTAAGAATCGGAGAAAATATGGTTCCATTTAAAGTTTACAAATTTAGAAGCATGAAAATACACGACCCCCAAAAATACTCAAAATATGCACAAGATAACGACAACAGAGTGACAAAAATCGGAAATTTTATGAGAAAGACAAGAATTGATGAGTTGCCACAGCTTTTTTGCATTTTAAAAGGAACAATGAGTTTTGTGGGTCCAAGACCAGAATGGGATATTTTAGCCAAAGAGTACGAAAAACAAATACCATATTACAACTTAAGACACATGATAAAACCTGGACTAACAGGCTGGGCACAAGTGATGTATCCCTACGGCGAAAATATTGAAGACACAAAAAGAAAATTAGAATATGATTTATACTATTTAAAACATCAGGATTTAATTTTGGATGTTTTAATAATATTAAAAACAGTTAAAGTAATACTTTTTGGAAAAGGGAAATAAAAGAAAATAGTTAAATAAAATTGGAGGATTTTTATGAAAGGAATTATTTTAGCAGGAGGAAGTGGAACGAGGCTTTATCCTTTAACAAAGGCAATTTCAAAGCAAATTATGCCAATATACGATAAACCTATGATTTACTATCCATTGTCAGTATTGATGTTGGCAAATATAAGAGAAATTTTGATTATTTCTACTCCTAGAGATCTGCCAGTGTTTAAAGAATTATTGGGAGATGGGAGTCAGTTGGGCTTGAAGTTAGAATATAAAGTACAGAAACATCCAAATGGCTTAGCTGAAGCATTCATAATAGGTGAAGAGTTTATAGGAAATGACAATGTTTGCTTAATTTTAGGAGATAACATCTTTTACGGCAGCGGTCTTTCAGGATTACTGGAAGAAGCATCAAAGTTAGAAGAAGGAGCAGTAGTATTTGGTTATCCCGTAAAAGACCCAAGAGCCTACGGAGTTGTAGAATTTGACAAAAATGGAAAAGCAATTTCATTGGAAGAAAAGCCAGAAAATCCAAAATCAAATTATGCAATACCCGGATTGTACTTCTATGATAATACGGTACTAAAAAAAGTAAAATCAATAAAACCTTCAGCAAGAGAGGAATTAGAAATTACATCTGTAAATGAAAAATATTTGGAAGAGGGCAAATTAAGCGTAAAAAAATTTGGAAGAGGCGTAGCTTGGCTTGATACTGGTACTCACGAAGCCTTATTGGAAGCAGCAAATTTTGTGCAAACTGTCCAGAAAAGACAAGGATTTTACATCGCTTGTATCGAGGAGATTGCTTATCAAAAAGGGTGGATAGGTGAAGAGGAAGTGAGAGAATTGGCGAAGGTTATGATGAAAACTGAGTATGGGAAATATTTGATTGATTTGAAAAAATAAAGAAAGTGAGAAATTAATGGAGATATTCAAATATAGAAATCTTATAAAAGAATTAGTTATTAGAGATATAAAAGTGAAATATAAAAAATCTATTTTGGGGATATTATGGAGTATTTTAAATCCACTTTTAATGATGATGGTTATGACAGTTGTATTTTCAACTATATTTAAATCCTCTATACCAAATTTTCCTATGTATTTAATAATAGGACAAACGCTTTTTACTTTTTTTAGTGAAACTACAAATATGGCATTAATGTCAATAATTTATAGTGCAGGGTTAATAAAAAAAGTATATATTCCAAAATATATATTTCCATTCTCGAAAAGTTTATTTGCTCTAAGTAATCTTTTCTTTTCGCTAATAGCTGTATTTATAGTTGCTATTTTTACAAAAATTGAGTTTAGTTTTTATATACTGCTTTTTCCACTTCCAATTTTTTTGTTATTTTTATTTTCATTTGGAATAGGATTAATAGTAGCTACATATTCTGTATTTTTTAGAGATATTGCTCATTTATATCAAATATTATTATTAATATGGACATATGTAACTCCTATATTTTATCCTATAACAATATTACCAGGAAATCTTGTAAAAACAATTTTATATAATCCACTATTTTGTTATATAACATTTGCAAGAGATTTAATTTTAGAAAGGAAAATAAGTGATATTAAATTGGTTTCATTATGTTTTTTGTATTCTTTAGTAAGTATGATATTAGGAATGTATATATTTAAAAAAAATGAAAAACAATTTATCTTTTACATATAACTGAAAGGGAAATAAATAATGATATTAAATAAAAAAAAAGTAAAAAGATTGGTTATATTTCTTTTTTATGATAAAGAAGGTATAGTTGACAATTATATTCCAACTTTTTTTGAAGGATTAAAAGAATTCTACGATAAACTTTGCTTTGTAGCAAATGGGAAATTACAAGAAGAGGGAAGAAAAAAAGTAGAAAAATATGTAACAGATTTTATAGTTAGAGAAAATAAAGGATTTGATGTATGGGGCTACAAAGAAGGTTTAGAATTTTATGGTTGGGAAGAATTAGAGAATTATGATGAAATAATTTTGATGAATTATACAATTTTTGGACCAATATATCCATTTTCTGAA
This genomic stretch from Leptotrichia sp. oral taxon 218 harbors:
- a CDS encoding histidine phosphatase family protein, producing MKEIKENKLKLYIVRHGQTEWNVLEKFQGQMNSPLTEKGIEKVKKTAKELEDVKFDAVYASQMGRTVETAKIILEDNKNEKPELQKIPELNEIYFGKWQGMTFSEIFDFSPQEAHNYFYDVKNYCATNVGGEELKDGLTRFLQGLDKIVKAHESGNILVVTHGTVLELFFNYIENREADDLDERKLIGNGECRVFYFENGKFFQ
- the cobT gene encoding nicotinate-nucleotide--dimethylbenzimidazole phosphoribosyltransferase; this translates as MEILKKTLTQIEAANRQRMKEKEKKLDSLLKTPKGLGIIEDLAVRLEGMRQNYRPKKKMVLVMAADNGVEREKVSKSKRVITQYVVEAMLNGTSSINSLAKSFGADVKVVDLGIDESSSNSKKFDFEGIIDKKLMPFGTNNIADKAAMSYETAVSAIEIGIKMVDEFVKKDYNLFATGEMGIGNTSTSSAILKVFSDLPLDDIVGFGSGINKKTLEHKKEVIKRAILTKKIDKKDPIDVLSKVGGLDIAGMSGTFLGCAKNGVPVVIDGFISAVAALITQKLCPNARDYMIGSHLSCEPGMKYIMSELNLTAPLLMNMKLGEGTGAIMMFPIIEAACRITEDVRTYPDV
- the hemL gene encoding glutamate-1-semialdehyde 2,1-aminomutase, which codes for MNTNKSKEIFEEAKKSIPGGVNSPVRAFQSIKKDYPIFIESAKGSKLFDEDGNEYIDLIGSWGPMILGHNYPEVLEVVRAEMEKGTSFGLPTKKEVVLAELVKECFPAIEKIRLTTSGTEATMAAVRLSRAFTKKNKILKFEGCYHGHSDSLLVKAGSGLLTFEHQDSNGITEAVTKDTITAPFGDFEKTKKIIEDENDIACVIVEPIPANMGVIETSKEFLEFLREITRKKNIVLIFDEVITGFRISLGGACEMFGIQPDLVTLGKIIGGGYPVGAFGGKKEIMDLISPVGNVYHAGTLSGNPVSVAAGIKTISILKENPEIYKTLEKRTKELVSKIENLIQKYEIPATVNYVNSLFTIFFAKDKIENLEDAIDTSDEMFAIYFDTMLENGIIVPPSKYEAHFISYVHSDEDYEKFYFALEKAFEKIKNSL
- a CDS encoding D-glycero-beta-D-manno-heptose 1,7-bisphosphate 7-phosphatase, with protein sequence MKNKFILLDRDGVINVEKNYLHKIEDFEYEKNVISGLLKLKNLGYKFAVITNQAGIAKGFYSEEDYFKLQKFIEEDLQKKGIKIEKSYFCPHHPDGIGKYKKNCECRKPNTKNFELAIKEFEINEKNSFMIGDRVTDLIPAQKLGMKTVLVKTGYGVKNISKLKENGLDSIVADDILEFANLIEKGAIK
- a CDS encoding sugar transferase, whose amino-acid sequence is MKIKKIVIIRTIYIIVLYLIYNILLNKYDYTTKYLTNFIFLIFIFIKFIFGQLDFYAERFRLKNIFVNFSIDAIFAFVFFIFLRKLEIFYVFGAVFIFQSIFRKIISSIYMKKKNVLIFGSNHIENNIQQDIINSLDYNYIGYISNNKSRATKYLIGNYDEMEKIIKENKVDLLVIVKDMQSPSFKKYLKRLFELKVNGLKVLSYEIFNEEIQKKIDASKIDEEWLLQSNGFDILNDGMQKNMKRGADLVIASTLMILLSPVALIAAILIKLESKGPIIFKQVRIGENMVPFKVYKFRSMKIHDPQKYSKYAQDNDNRVTKIGNFMRKTRIDELPQLFCILKGTMSFVGPRPEWDILAKEYEKQIPYYNLRHMIKPGLTGWAQVMYPYGENIEDTKRKLEYDLYYLKHQDLILDVLIILKTVKVILFGKGK
- the rfbA gene encoding glucose-1-phosphate thymidylyltransferase RfbA, whose protein sequence is MKGIILAGGSGTRLYPLTKAISKQIMPIYDKPMIYYPLSVLMLANIREILIISTPRDLPVFKELLGDGSQLGLKLEYKVQKHPNGLAEAFIIGEEFIGNDNVCLILGDNIFYGSGLSGLLEEASKLEEGAVVFGYPVKDPRAYGVVEFDKNGKAISLEEKPENPKSNYAIPGLYFYDNTVLKKVKSIKPSAREELEITSVNEKYLEEGKLSVKKFGRGVAWLDTGTHEALLEAANFVQTVQKRQGFYIACIEEIAYQKGWIGEEEVRELAKVMMKTEYGKYLIDLKK